The following nucleotide sequence is from Kineobactrum salinum.
AGGGTGGCCAATCCCGGCAACCTCAGTGCCTGCAAGGCGCTGCCCGGGAACCTGCTGCGCTGAGCAGTGCCCGAGCACTCACACAACCCGCGTCAGGATCCGGAGGGGGACGAATACCATGAAGCACCTGCAGCTGTATCTGATGACAACCCTGCTCATCTGCACCGCCACCAGTCTCGCCCAGGCACCCGTGGTCGACACCCCGGAGCGCGACAGTGCCGAGTTCAAGGAGTTCGAAGTGGTGCCCTGCCTGTTGCCACCGCGGGTACGCCGGCTGGGCGGCCTGGTCTATCCCGAGCGCCGGCAACTGGTGCAGACCACGGCCAAGGCCTGTGAGTTGCGCGGGGGTGAATACACGGTCTATGACCGGGCGACCCCGGAGTCTTCTATGGCCTTCTTTCTGCCGCTGGCCGAGGAGGGCGACCCCGTCGCCCAGACCCAGCTGGGTGAGGTCTATCAGTATTTGTTTGCCGAGCCGCGCTATGCAGAGGCCCTGAGCTGGTACCAGCGGGCGGCGGAACAGGGTCATGTGACCGCGTTGCGCCGGCTGGCCCATCTGCATGAAAACGGGCTGGGAGTGGAACGCGACACGCTGCTGGCCACCAACCTGTGGCGTCAGGCGACTGGCCTGGCGGATGACCTGGTACTGGCTTCCAGCCTGGACGCGGCCAGAACCGAGGCCGAGCAGCGGGTGGCGCAACTGACCGGCCAGCTACAGCAGCGCAATGCCGAAGCCGACGCGCTGCGGCTGGAGCTGGCCCAGGCCCGCGCCGGCATGGCCGGGCGGCGCGATCAACTGCGGCAGGCACAACGAGAGCTGCAGGCACTGCAGCAGCAATTGGCCGCCGCGCGCAGCGAGCAGAGCAGCAGCGCTCCGGGACGGGTGACGGCGCTGGAGCGGGAGTTGCGGGAGCGCCAGCAGACCATTGATGACCAGCAATTCCAGCTGGACAGCTTGGAGGCCACGCTGGACGCACAGCAGGCAAAGCTGCTGGCCAGTGTGCGACAGGTGGAGTTGGAAAACCGCCGCCTGCAGAGCGAACTGGAGCGGGTGTCGGCCATGTCCGAGCTGGAGCTGGCCGAGGCGCGCGAGGCCCTGGCAACGCGTGACCGGGAAATCAACCGCCTGCGTGAGGAGCAGGCCGCGATGGCGACCGAACTGGAGCAGCGGGAGCTGTCCCTGGCGGCGCTGGACCAGCAGCTGGCCCGGCTGCACGATGCCGCCGACAGCGGTGCCCGGGAACAGGCCCGGCAGTTGGAGGCTGAACGCCAGCGCCAGGCCCGGTTACTGGAGGACAGCCGCCGGCAGATCGGCACGCTGAGCAGCGAGCTGGCCGGGATAGAGACAGAGGCTGACAGTTTGCGCGTGCAACTGGACGTGGCGCTCAACGAGAAACAGCAGGCGGAGGCCAAACTGGCCCAGACCGAGTCGGCGCTGGTAACCCTGCGCCAGCAGGCAGCTGCTGCGGAGCAGGATCTGGCAGCCCTGCACAGCGAGCTCGATGCGACCCGCGCCGAGCGCGACCAGCTCAATGCCGCCATCGCCGCCGCCAGCGCTGACGAGACCGGGCGCAGCGCCGAACTCCAGCGTTTGCGCGAGGCCCTTGCGGCCAGGGATGCCGAGCTGGCCAGGCAGCAGGCGGCAATCGCCGAGGTCGATGCCCGGGCCCGCCGCTACCGCCAGGAAGTGGCGGAGCTGCGCGAACAGTGGAACCTGCAGGTGGCTACTCGCAGTGTGATGGAGCCGTTGCCGGATACCTCGCGGCTGCGTATCCCCAAAGATATCAAGGTGGGCAGGTATCATGCGCTGGTCATCGGCAACAACAACTACCAGCATCTGCGCAAGCTGAGTTTTGCCCACAACGATGCCCGGGCGGTGCACGAGGTCCTGACCCAGCGCTACCGCTTTGAATCCGAGCTGTTGCTTGATGCGACCCGCGGCGACATCTTCCGCCGGGTCGATGCGCTGAAGGAATCGCTGCAACCGCAGGACTCTCTGCTGATCTACTACGCCGGGCACGGCGCCGAGGATGGCTCCGACAGCTACTGGATGGGGGTCGACGCCGTTTCGGCCTCTCCCGGCGCACAGGAAATGTACGGTGTCTCCAGCAGTGCCCTGGCCCGCTGGCTGGCGCTGCTGCCCGCCCATCACGTGCTGGTGATCGCGGACTCCTGCTATTCCGGCCGCGGCATCGTTACCTCCGGTGGCATAAAGCTGCGCGAGGAGGAAATCCAGAAGAACCTCAAGTTCTACCTGCAGAATCGGGCCCGCACGGTGTTGACCTCGGGCGGTGTGGTGCCGGTACCGGACGGGGGAGCGGGCGATCATTCGGTCTTTACCAGGGCCTGGTGGGGCTGCTGAACCAGAACCAGGGGGTGCTGTTCGACAATGACCTGTATGCCCATCTCAAGGAGCGGGTGCGCTATGGCACCGATGCCAACGTGACGGTGCCGGAGCCGATCTTTGGCCGCATCGAGATCAACGACGGCCACGGCTCGGGCCAGTTCGCCTTCTTGCACCCCAATCTCACCGGCCGGCGCTAGGGCGCCGCCAGATTGGTCAGAAGTGCCTGAAAGGTGAGCGGAACTTTGACTCACTCCGGCGTCAGGTCGGCGTCCTGGGAGGGTGCTTTCGAGACCGTTTGCAGCATGGATGCTGCAACCGAGCCCCCATGGACGGGTTTACGGCGTGTCTCGAAAGCACCCTCCCAGGATGCCGACCGAGCTACGAAGTCCAAAAATCCTGAAGTAAGGGCCATTCGTCTTAAAGGAGATTTTGGCGGGGTCAGCCAGCAGTTACAGCAATACCTTGGCCGGCGCGCCGGCGACCTCGCGTACCAGTTTCGGCAGCAGGTAGCCGGGCAGCCGCGCTGCGATTTCCCGATGTAGTTCGCGCGCACGGGCTTCACTGACGTCGAAATGCGCCGCACCGGCCACCTTGTCCAGCAAATGCAGGTAGTAGGGTAGTGCGCCGGCCTCGAACAGGCGCTCGCTGAGCGCGATCAGGGCTGCCGCGGTGTCGTTGATGCCGGCCAGCAGGACCGACTGGTTGAGCAGCGTGATGCCGGCGCCGCGTATCCGGGCAAAGGCCTGCGCTACCTGGGGGTCAATTTCATTGGCGTGGTTGCTGTGCACCACCATGACAGTCTGCAGCCGGCTGCTGCTAAGCGTCTCCAGCAATTGTGCAGTCACCCGCTCCGGTATCACGATGGGCAGGCGGGTGTGTACCCGCAGCCGCCGCAGCTGGGGAATGTCTGCCAGCGCCTGCACCAGCTCGCGCAGCGGCTCGTCGCCGGCCACCAGCGGGTCGCCACCGCTGAAGATCACTTCGCTGATACTGCGGTCGGCGGCGATGGCGGCGAGGGCTGCGGGCCATTCGGCGCGGCTGTTCTGGTTGTCGGCGTAGGGGAAATGGCGGCGGAAGCAGTAGCGGCAGTGGATGGCGCAGCTGCCGGTTACCAGCAACAGCACGCGGCCGTGATATTTGTGAATAATGCCCGGTTGCGGGTTGGCGGCGCCGGTCTCGCCGGTCGGGTCGGAGCTGAATCCCGGCGCTGTCAGTAGCTCTTGTTGGCTGGCCAGCACCTGCAGCAATAGTGGGTCTTGCGGATCCCCGGGCTGCATCCGGCGGGCAAAGGCGCGCGGCAGCCGCAGCGGGAAGTCGCGCGCTGCCTGTTCGCTCCAGCCGAGCTGGTCGGCGCTCAGTTGCAGCAGCTCGAACAGCGCGGCGGGCGAGGTGATCAGGTCGCGCATCGCGGCGCGCCAGTCGCTGGGGGCGGGCGCCGGATGGCAGGCGATGAGAGCGGACATGGTTACTACTCGTTTACTCACTGGGCCAAGGCTGGCGATCGCTGCCAGCAAATTCTAGGATATCATGCTCTGTAAGCAATGGGATGGACTCCTCCTCACCCTACCAATTCGGCGTCGTTGCGCCAGAATGGTAGGTGGCAACCAACCATTCAGAGGATGAGGAAAGGTCTGACTGTAGGGCACCCGGGAAGCGCGCCAGCAAATCACCCAGGTAAGCCTGCGGGTCCAGACCGTTGATTTTCGCCGACTGGCCATCACGTTCGCACCGCGCAGGCCACTACGCAAGGAACCCGCGAACAGCCAGTTGTTTCCAATGGTCAGGACCGGACCTGGTTGTCCTCCCAGTTGGGTTATCCATGGATAGATTACCACCGTCCAGGTAATGGACCAGGGCCGCCCACCATTTCATGAATTGATGGCCTTCGCAGCCCGTGCTCCACTCGTCAGCTGTGATCGCTGACCCGCGAGCCAGTCGAGCAGGTGCGCAACAATGGGTCGGGCCTGGGTGTCATGTCACGCAACCGCTGTCTCTCGTCTGGCGGGCAGGTCATTGGCCTCTCGCTCACTGTCATAGAGCGTGCCGATATAAATTAACGCTTTCTCGGCGATGGGGCTTTGGCTGCGCCCGATCAGCTCGTGGAATTTGCGTCGGGCCCGTGCCCAGCAACCCACTCAATCAGAGAATCCCTAATCCATAAACCAGTGTTTTAGTCCAGATCACTGGCGCTGTGACGCTCGGCCAAGTTAGTATCTTCATCGCCCCAAGTGCGATTGACGCGTCGACCTCGTTGCACCGCTGGACGTTCGCTGATTTCCTTGGCCCAGCGTTGTACATTGGTGTATGAGCCCACGTCCAGAAAAGCAGCTGCATCGTAAAGCCTGCCCTCCGCCAAGGCGCCATACCAAGCATAATTGGCTATGTCAGCGATATTGTACTCTTCGCCACAAAGATAGCGGCGTGAGGCCAGGTTGCGATCCAGGACATCAAGCTGACGTTTTACCTCCATGGCATAACGGTAGATGGGGTACTCGAATTTTTCCGGCGCATAAGCGTAGAAGTGGCCAAAGCCGCCCCCTAAAAAGGGGGCACTGCCCATCTGCCAGAACAGCCATGACATGCATTCTGCTCTTTCAGCGGGTGTGGTAGGCAGGAATGCCTCAAATTTTTCTGCTAAATAGACGAGAATCGCACCGGATTCAAATACTCTGATGGGCGGTGTTGTACTCTTGTCCATGAGTGCAGGTATTTTGGAATTTGGATTCAACTGGGTGAATCCACTACCAAACTGGGCGCCCTCTAGTAGGTCGATTAACCAGGCATCGTATTCGGCACCCGTTTTACCCAGAGCCAGAAGTTCTTCAAGCAGCACGGTGACTTTTACGCCGTTCGGTGTCGCTATTGAGTATAGTTGTAGCGGGTGCTTGCCGACGGGAAGTTCTTTCTCATGCGTCGCTCCAGCCACCGGTCGATTGATGTGGGCAAATTTCCCGCCGTTTTCCCGGTCCCAGGTCCATACTTTTGGGGGGGTATATCTGTCTATTTTACTCATTGGGTTTTGGCCTCCATTGCTCGAAGCGCTGTCGGCACTTCGAGACGGGTTGTACGGACACTGCGTGACGTGCCGCAATCTCACGGCTTGGTAACTCCTCAGCGCAAGCCAGGGCAAGCTGCACCCTCTCTTTCTCTGCAGCCGACAGGGTTCGTGGGCGCAACCAACCGGGCAACTCAGAGCGCTCTTCCACAGACAACTCAAGCTTGATCCGCTTATGTCCATCCATCACGGCCTCACCTCCCAATGGTTGACTTGATGGCAGACGATCACCCATTAATTGAACGAACTTTTGGTAAGCGACACTCGGAGTCAATGACGAGATCTGGGCGGACCGATGCCCAATGGGCACGTGCGTCCATAATATGCGCCTTCATCGCGATCTCGGCCTCCATAGAGTCCCTTGAAGTGATCGCCTTTGCTAGCTGGCGGTGTTGACGAAAACTCCTGCGGAGGTCCTCTATGGAGTAATTCTTGAAGGTCCTGTGAGCGGGCACTTGGGATAGCCGGTGGATGGACTCGGCAAGGACGCTGTTCCGGGCTGCTTCGACCACGAGGTCGTGGAACGAGTTGTTCAACTCAGATACACGTTCAACCACGGGAATTTCGCCCCGCTCAAGCAACTCGTCCATGCTGTCGCAGACCGCATGTAGGGAACGCAGGGTCTCCTCCGTTGCGCGATGGGCGGCCATTGACGCAGCGAGACCCTCCAGAGTCGCTCGCACCGTGTATGCGTCGAAAACGCGTACGTCGCTCCAAATTGCGACGGTCACGCCCTTGTTCGGTTCAGAATCGAGAAAACCCTCGGCGGTGAGAAGCTTGAGAGCCTCGCGTACCGGAGTGCGGCTCAATGCCAAGAGTGCGCTCATATCTCCCTCGCGGACTCTAGAACCCTGAGGAAGGCGTCCATCCAGGATTTGTTCACGGATCCGTGTGTAGGCGCGCAGCGTTGCTGTCATGCCGGTCATAGTCTGCGCTCCAAATCCTGTCTAGGTGGAAAGAGGCTGGCCTTCGGAAGCAGGCTATCGATCACGCGATCACGCTTCTGGGGTGGCCGACGGAAGTTGCCCCGATCCGCGTAAGGCCGGCCTCGGCGGCTCGTGGTATCATCTCGACCTTTACGTTGGTCGAGAGTACCTGAGAGGGGTCCTGAATCCCGACCTTGGCTAAAAACCTCAACGATCTCGACCTTCCTCGGTTCATCCATGGGCATGTCCCCGCCGAATTTGTATGTATCTCCCACTGATTGCATGCGAGAGATCTCAATATGCACGTGAAAAATCAAAATTCTACCGAAATATCCATCATTGTACACAATTAATGCAAGTTGAAGATGTAAAAAATTTAACACTGAGAATCCCGCCCCACTGGATGAAGTGCGGATCCTGGAACTGGGCCAGCTTGTCCCTGGTCCGTACTGCGGACAGGTCTTCGCAGGCTCTGGGGCCCACGTGGTCAAAGTCGAAGTCCCGGCGTCGCGACACGATGTACGAATGGGCGTCCGCTTTGATGGTCGCTCGCTGCTGTGGAGCGTCATCGCTCGCGGCAAAGACGGGTGATTGTTCTACCTGTACCCAGACGCTATTTGGGGCCCATCCCTATCTCCAATATACGCTTGCGTAGAACATTCTTCTGTATCTTGCCGGTGGAGGTCTTGGGCAGGTCGGAAAAAATAATTCTGCGTGGGACCTTGTAGCCCGCCACACGTTGGCGAACGTGAGCGGCAATGTCGTCGGCAAGGTCCTCCGGACTGGCATCGACACTTGTCCGGGCGGTCACATAGGCGACGACGATCTCGCCCCACTTCTCGTCCGCCATGCCGACGACGGCAGACTCGATCACAGAAGGGTGGGAGTCGAGGGCCTGCTCGACTTCGACTGAGGCGACGTTCTCACCGCCGCTGATGATGATGTCCTTGCTCCGGTCGCGCAGTTCGACGTAGCCGTCGGGGTGCATGACGCCGAGGTCACCGGTGAGGAAGCAGCCGTTGCGGGTAACGGCCCGGGTCGCCTCCTCGTCTTTATAATAGCCGAGCATGACCAGGTTGCCGGACGCTGCTATCTCGCCGACGGACTGTCCGTCGGGGGGCACGCTGTTGCCATCCGTATCAAGTACCTTCAACGGTCGGTTGACGATGTTGCTAGTACCCTGCCTGGCCCGCAGCCTTGTGCCGGTCTCCAGGGGAAGGTCGTCCCATTGTGGCTGCCATTCATTGATCACTGAGGGTCCGAAAGTTTCGGTCAGTCCGTAGAGGTGGGTGACGTGCAGGCCGAGGGCGTCCACCCGCGCTAGCAATGCAGGTGAGGGCGGTGCGCCGCCGATGTACACGTCAACCCGGCCGGGCAGCACGCTCGCCGACGGTTCCTCTGCAATCATCGTCAGGACGGTGGGTGCTCCGCAGAAGTGCGTGACGCCCTCTTCGCGCAGCATCCGCCAGATACCACTTGGGCTGATGGCACGTAGGCACAGGTTGGTCCCTCCGCCGGCGATAACCGCCCAGGTGAAGCACCAGCCGTTGCAGTGGAACATCGGCAGCGTCCATAGGTAGGTCGAGCCAGTATCGAGGCGTGTATGGTGGGCCATCGCGAGCGCTCCGAGATAGGCGCCGCGGTGGTGGAGCATTACGCCCTTTGGAGGTCCGGTGGTGCCGGATGTATAGTTGAGCGAGATCATGCTGTGCTCGTCGACTTCCTGGCGATCGGACGGGGCGGCGTCAATGGCGGCCAACCACGTCTCGTAGTCCTCAGTTCCACCACCCTCCAAGATCAGCGGTATACCGGCGGCCGTCGCCAGTTCACGCGCTCGGTCGGAGAACTCTCGGCTGGCCACAAGCAGCGACGTCTCAGAGTGCTTAAGGATGTAGGCCATCTCGTCGGCGGCGAGCCGCGTATTGACAGGCACCAGTACCGCGCCGCGCAGCGGGACGCCTTGATGTAATTCGAGTTGGATATGGCTGTTGGTGCACAGTGCCGCGACCCGGTCACCGGGCTTGATGCCGGAACTTGCCAGCGCAGACACCAATCTGTCTACTCGCGCCGCGAGCTCGGCATACGTGAAGCGCACCTGCCCGTCGACCACCGCAGTCCGCGCCGCGAAAGACGCGGCCGATCGATCAAGGAAGCTGGAGGGTGTCAACGGGGCAAAAGTGAATTGGGCCATGGGCTCTTCCTTCTTACGGCTGATTCGATATGTCTTCATTTGTGTTGAAAGAGATGTTGGATTCAGCCGGTCAACGCAACAGCTCTGCCATTCTGACTGCCGGTGATTGAACACCAGAGTTATGCCTGGCCGGTTGTTCAGTGCTCTTGCATCAATTGCGCGCCTGTCTGCCAAACTCAAACAGTATGCCTACTTGACGGGTACATCAGGCGAGCTGTGCCGCTTGCCCCATCCATGTTCACTTCCCGCCCGGCCCATTTTTACTCTCTCTCAGGGATTGCATGCGATTTACGGAATATACGACATAAGCGGCTTGACATCCCAGCCAAATCTTCACTATTGTACACAATTAACGGAGGCTGTGATGCGGCGCCCCGTCCGGAGCCATCAGGTGGCCGGGAGGTATGCTGTCTCAGCACCACGACGAGGTCAGAAACGACTGGCTTGAAGACGGTGGCGACTGACACCTCCGATCTTTTGGCCGAAGCTTGCGGACCAGCCTATAAGACAGGCCCAGTAGGGCAAGAAGGAACAACTATGAAAGACGGCATGTTTGTGTTCGACCAGGTGGTTCACATGTATGACAACCGCCCCAGCAACCTGGGCAAGAACGGTGACAAGGTCGTTCAGAGCCTGATCGGCATGGGCCAGCTTTTTTCGACCCCCGAGCTTCCCGCGAATGATCACTTCGTCGATGAGCAATTGAGCCTCGAGGAGGCACATCGGATCCTTTTTGAGGAGTCGGACACCGACATCGCGATGGCGCAGACCGTCCCGTTGTTCGGCTGGTGGAAGGACGGTTTCTCGCCGGCCCAGCGTCAGCACGCTCTGCAAGAGGCCTATCCGGAGAAGGTGGTCTTTTGTGGCGGCGTTGATCCGCAGTATCAGGGTCTTGATGGAGCCCGGCGCGAGATGGAGCGTCAAGTCCGGGAATGGGGGGCGGTGAGCTTCAAGTTCTACCAGGCTCACGAGAACTCGCTCAGTTGGAGAATCGATGACCGCAAGATCGCCTATCCCCTGTGGGAGAAGGCGCTGGAGCTGGGGATCACGAACGTGCAGTTCCACAAGGGAGTGCCGTTCGGAACTGAGCGCATGGAGCACATGAATCCGACGGACATGCAGCAGGCCGCCTTCGACTTTCCGGAGCTGACTTTCATCATTCACCATCTGGGGGACCCGTACATTGACGAGAGCATCAGTCTCGCGGCACGCAACCCGAACATCTGGATGTCGCTGTCGGCATGGATCAACGTGTACCCCATCATGCCGCGAGAGGCTTTGAAACGCCTCGGCAAGGCCCTGATGTACGTCGGCCCGGAGCGACTGCTGTGGGGCACAGAGGCGTTCGTGTGGCCCAACGTGCAGGGCTACATTGACCTCTTTGCGAACCTCGAGATGCCTGAGGATCTCATGGACGGTTACGGGTTTCCCCAGATCACCCGCGAGATGAAGCGCGCGATCTTTGGCGAGAACTACGCCCGCCTCCTGAAAATGGACGTCGGCGAGGTGCTCAAGACCCGGTACGGAAGCGATGACCGCTATGAGTAACCCGGAGAGCCCAGGGATGAGCCTCTCGGACGCGCAGCTCAAGGAGGCAGTTGAGCTCGTCCTGGTCGAGCATGTCGATCGCTTCTTGGACTCACACGGCGGTGCCGTGCACGTCAAGAGCGTCCATAACGGTGAGGTCGAACTTGGCTTCGACGGTGCTTGCCGCAGTTGCCCGGCCGTTTCAGCGACATTTTACAGCACGATTCTTCCTGCCATTCAGAAGGTCCCAGCGGTCAAGCACGTCAAGACACCCAATGTGAACATCTCGGCCGCCGCCGTGTCTCGGATCATCGAGCTCACGCGACGCCGACCGACCGGCTCCAACTCGACAAGGGAGAAGTCCGTATGAGTGAGCAGATGATCGACGCCCCGCAGAGCATACCCCAGGCCACGGTCTCGAGCGCCCTCGCGAGGTCACTAATCACGGCTGCCATCGACTATGCAACGACGAAGGGGCAACCCTTCGTAGTCGCCGTGGCCGACTCATCCGGCGTCTTGAAGTCGTATGACCGTATGGACGGTGCCCCGCTGCTGTCGGTCGACATTGCGCAGAACAAGGCCTACACGGCAGCAGCTTTTAGTATCGCCACACACGTGTGGCACGACTTCATCAAGGACGACGCCCCTCTGCGCATGGGGATTGTGCACACGCCACGGCTGGTGACGTTTGGTGGTGGCTACCCGATCAAGGTGAACGGAACGGTAGTCGGTGGGATCGGTGTCTCCGGCGGTCACTACAGCGACGACAT
It contains:
- a CDS encoding caspase family protein codes for the protein MKHLQLYLMTTLLICTATSLAQAPVVDTPERDSAEFKEFEVVPCLLPPRVRRLGGLVYPERRQLVQTTAKACELRGGEYTVYDRATPESSMAFFLPLAEEGDPVAQTQLGEVYQYLFAEPRYAEALSWYQRAAEQGHVTALRRLAHLHENGLGVERDTLLATNLWRQATGLADDLVLASSLDAARTEAEQRVAQLTGQLQQRNAEADALRLELAQARAGMAGRRDQLRQAQRELQALQQQLAAARSEQSSSAPGRVTALERELRERQQTIDDQQFQLDSLEATLDAQQAKLLASVRQVELENRRLQSELERVSAMSELELAEAREALATRDREINRLREEQAAMATELEQRELSLAALDQQLARLHDAADSGAREQARQLEAERQRQARLLEDSRRQIGTLSSELAGIETEADSLRVQLDVALNEKQQAEAKLAQTESALVTLRQQAAAAEQDLAALHSELDATRAERDQLNAAIAAASADETGRSAELQRLREALAARDAELARQQAAIAEVDARARRYRQEVAELREQWNLQVATRSVMEPLPDTSRLRIPKDIKVGRYHALVIGNNNYQHLRKLSFAHNDARAVHEVLTQRYRFESELLLDATRGDIFRRVDALKESLQPQDSLLIYYAGHGAEDGSDSYWMGVDAVSASPGAQEMYGVSSSALARWLALLPAHHVLVIADSCYSGRGIVTSGGIKLREEEIQKNLKFYLQNRARTVLTSGGVVPVPDGGAGDHSVFTRAWWGC
- a CDS encoding transposase domain-containing protein; its protein translation is MNGLDPQAYLGDLLARFPGALQSDLSSSSEWLVATYHSGATTPNW
- a CDS encoding AMP-binding protein, with product MAQFTFAPLTPSSFLDRSAASFAARTAVVDGQVRFTYAELAARVDRLVSALASSGIKPGDRVAALCTNSHIQLELHQGVPLRGAVLVPVNTRLAADEMAYILKHSETSLLVASREFSDRARELATAAGIPLILEGGGTEDYETWLAAIDAAPSDRQEVDEHSMISLNYTSGTTGPPKGVMLHHRGAYLGALAMAHHTRLDTGSTYLWTLPMFHCNGWCFTWAVIAGGGTNLCLRAISPSGIWRMLREEGVTHFCGAPTVLTMIAEEPSASVLPGRVDVYIGGAPPSPALLARVDALGLHVTHLYGLTETFGPSVINEWQPQWDDLPLETGTRLRARQGTSNIVNRPLKVLDTDGNSVPPDGQSVGEIAASGNLVMLGYYKDEEATRAVTRNGCFLTGDLGVMHPDGYVELRDRSKDIIISGGENVASVEVEQALDSHPSVIESAVVGMADEKWGEIVVAYVTARTSVDASPEDLADDIAAHVRQRVAGYKVPRRIIFSDLPKTSTGKIQKNVLRKRILEIGMGPK
- the epmB gene encoding EF-P beta-lysylation protein EpmB, translating into MSALIACHPAPAPSDWRAAMRDLITSPAALFELLQLSADQLGWSEQAARDFPLRLPRAFARRMQPGDPQDPLLLQVLASQQELLTAPGFSSDPTGETGAANPQPGIIHKYHGRVLLLVTGSCAIHCRYCFRRHFPYADNQNSRAEWPAALAAIAADRSISEVIFSGGDPLVAGDEPLRELVQALADIPQLRRLRVHTRLPIVIPERVTAQLLETLSSSRLQTVMVVHSNHANEIDPQVAQAFARIRGAGITLLNQSVLLAGINDTAAALIALSERLFEAGALPYYLHLLDKVAGAAHFDVSEARARELHREIAARLPGYLLPKLVREVAGAPAKVLL
- a CDS encoding amidohydrolase family protein, whose translation is MKDGMFVFDQVVHMYDNRPSNLGKNGDKVVQSLIGMGQLFSTPELPANDHFVDEQLSLEEAHRILFEESDTDIAMAQTVPLFGWWKDGFSPAQRQHALQEAYPEKVVFCGGVDPQYQGLDGARREMERQVREWGAVSFKFYQAHENSLSWRIDDRKIAYPLWEKALELGITNVQFHKGVPFGTERMEHMNPTDMQQAAFDFPELTFIIHHLGDPYIDESISLAARNPNIWMSLSAWINVYPIMPREALKRLGKALMYVGPERLLWGTEAFVWPNVQGYIDLFANLEMPEDLMDGYGFPQITREMKRAIFGENYARLLKMDVGEVLKTRYGSDDRYE
- a CDS encoding GntR family transcriptional regulator, with product MTGMTATLRAYTRIREQILDGRLPQGSRVREGDMSALLALSRTPVREALKLLTAEGFLDSEPNKGVTVAIWSDVRVFDAYTVRATLEGLAASMAAHRATEETLRSLHAVCDSMDELLERGEIPVVERVSELNNSFHDLVVEAARNSVLAESIHRLSQVPAHRTFKNYSIEDLRRSFRQHRQLAKAITSRDSMEAEIAMKAHIMDARAHWASVRPDLVIDSECRLPKVRSING
- a CDS encoding CoA transferase, with product MRILELGQLVPGPYCGQVFAGSGAHVVKVEVPASRHDVRMGVRFDGRSLLWSVIARGKDG
- a CDS encoding IS66 family transposase, which translates into the protein MGCWARARRKFHELIGRSQSPIAEKALIYIGTLYDSEREANDLPARRETAVA
- a CDS encoding NifU family protein, yielding MSLSDAQLKEAVELVLVEHVDRFLDSHGGAVHVKSVHNGEVELGFDGACRSCPAVSATFYSTILPAIQKVPAVKHVKTPNVNISAAAVSRIIELTRRRPTGSNSTREKSV
- the yghU gene encoding glutathione-dependent disulfide-bond oxidoreductase; translated protein: MSKIDRYTPPKVWTWDRENGGKFAHINRPVAGATHEKELPVGKHPLQLYSIATPNGVKVTVLLEELLALGKTGAEYDAWLIDLLEGAQFGSGFTQLNPNSKIPALMDKSTTPPIRVFESGAILVYLAEKFEAFLPTTPAERAECMSWLFWQMGSAPFLGGGFGHFYAYAPEKFEYPIYRYAMEVKRQLDVLDRNLASRRYLCGEEYNIADIANYAWYGALAEGRLYDAAAFLDVGSYTNVQRWAKEISERPAVQRGRRVNRTWGDEDTNLAERHSASDLD
- a CDS encoding GlcG/HbpS family heme-binding protein, whose product is MSEQMIDAPQSIPQATVSSALARSLITAAIDYATTKGQPFVVAVADSSGVLKSYDRMDGAPLLSVDIAQNKAYTAAAFSIATHVWHDFIKDDAPLRMGIVHTPRLVTFGGGYPIKVNGTVVGGIGVSGGHYSDDMEIALAALQACGLPGD